From a single Paenibacillus sp. FSL W8-0426 genomic region:
- a CDS encoding VOC family protein, which translates to MIHFSHIHHVSLAVRDLEVAKRFYSEVLGLQEIERPPFRSTGTWYAIGSQQLHLLQHPQGHTLREGGIDTTDGHFAIWVKSHKETLEWLEKQGVEYEARPDSVAGFAQIFILDPDRNIIEFGAPYGS; encoded by the coding sequence ATGATTCATTTTTCGCATATTCACCACGTCAGTTTGGCCGTGCGCGACCTGGAGGTTGCAAAGCGGTTTTACTCGGAGGTGCTTGGACTGCAGGAGATCGAGCGTCCACCTTTCCGTTCAACGGGCACTTGGTATGCCATCGGCAGCCAGCAGCTTCATCTATTGCAGCATCCGCAGGGGCATACGCTGCGGGAGGGCGGCATCGATACGACGGATGGCCATTTCGCGATTTGGGTGAAGAGCCACAAGGAAACGTTGGAGTGGCTTGAGAAACAGGGGGTCGAATACGAGGCCAGGCCGGACAGCGTTGCCGGATTTGCGCAAATTTTCATATTGGACCCGGATCGAAACATTATCGAGTTCGGCGCTCCTTACGGCTCGTAA
- a CDS encoding ParA family protein: MGVLKAVLASGDKEYIDAWLDYVRESAYAADIRFTAFSNEEAFREYMYEQVDREMPDLVIAEPAFLQPWLERAKHDREIPWLMLGEGKEGVQEEKLLAKYQPLPALLDAALNACRQPRRKKQLKAGRGTLLAGVVSASGGCGKTTVAMHLVKQLGVAGYAVLYLNLETLDSTMPFLEKGLLRSHPRYAEAESGLSRLLYDLKAGKKHSGARGEKQNASAKQGGALDDYVFRHDALKADMFWPPNNRKELLQMSCEDAKALMQHAVDCGRYDVIVTDGDSGWDGRSEAVFEAADTLVWLVEDELASMYRWGEWMRHMERIHPERYESVMERARFVANKVQGRMINALPRADLRLDAILPWIPSWKQLSQEEVLLSSPIFQREIRQVCAMLLPDEDDHSRIKGLAPSMAEVRHG, from the coding sequence TTGGGTGTTCTGAAGGCGGTTCTTGCTTCCGGGGACAAAGAGTATATTGATGCCTGGCTGGATTATGTGCGGGAAAGCGCATATGCCGCGGATATCCGTTTTACGGCGTTTTCGAATGAGGAAGCTTTCAGGGAGTACATGTACGAACAGGTGGACAGGGAGATGCCTGATCTGGTCATTGCGGAGCCTGCATTTCTGCAGCCCTGGCTGGAACGGGCGAAACATGATCGAGAAATCCCATGGTTGATGCTTGGGGAAGGAAAGGAAGGGGTACAGGAAGAGAAGCTTCTGGCAAAGTATCAACCTTTGCCTGCACTGCTGGATGCGGCCTTGAATGCCTGCCGCCAACCACGGCGGAAGAAACAGCTGAAGGCGGGTCGCGGCACCCTTTTGGCAGGAGTGGTATCGGCTTCCGGAGGCTGCGGCAAAACAACGGTAGCGATGCATTTGGTCAAACAATTGGGTGTTGCGGGATATGCGGTGCTGTATCTCAATCTGGAGACGCTGGACAGCACCATGCCGTTTCTGGAGAAAGGCTTGTTGCGGAGCCATCCTCGGTATGCCGAAGCGGAATCGGGTTTGTCGCGGCTGCTATACGACCTGAAGGCTGGCAAGAAGCATTCCGGGGCTAGAGGGGAGAAGCAGAATGCTTCAGCCAAACAGGGAGGGGCTCTGGACGATTATGTGTTTCGCCATGACGCATTGAAGGCAGACATGTTTTGGCCGCCGAACAACCGCAAAGAACTGCTGCAAATGTCCTGCGAGGACGCCAAAGCGCTGATGCAGCATGCCGTGGATTGCGGTCGGTATGACGTGATCGTCACGGATGGCGACTCGGGTTGGGATGGGCGCAGCGAGGCTGTATTTGAAGCGGCGGACACGCTTGTATGGCTCGTTGAGGACGAACTTGCCTCCATGTACCGCTGGGGAGAATGGATGAGACATATGGAACGAATTCATCCGGAACGTTACGAGAGCGTGATGGAACGTGCCAGGTTTGTAGCCAACAAGGTCCAGGGCCGCATGATAAATGCCCTTCCCCGTGCTGATCTGCGACTGGACGCGATTCTTCCGTGGATTCCTTCCTGGAAACAGCTCAGTCAAGAGGAAGTATTGCTCAGTTCTCCGATCTTCCAGCGTGAAATCAGGCAGGTATGCGCCATGCTGCTGCCTGACGAGGATGACCATTCGCGGATCAAAGGACTCGCTCCTTCAATGGCGGAGGTACGCCATGGTTAA